In the Senegalia massiliensis genome, one interval contains:
- a CDS encoding Spo0E family sporulation regulatory protein-aspartic acid phosphatase — MGKVEDVEEKMTALKKQMHKLLHKNDFIITKEIIDISQELDEIIYLYHKIKNKIN; from the coding sequence ATGGGGAAAGTAGAAGATGTTGAAGAGAAAATGACAGCATTAAAAAAACAAATGCATAAACTGCTACATAAGAATGATTTTATAATTACAAAAGAAATAATAGATATAAGTCAAGAACTAGACGAAATTATATATCTATATCATAAAATAAAAAATAAAATCAATTGA
- a CDS encoding non-canonical purine NTP pyrophosphatase, protein MNKKQIIFVTSNAGKVKSAQRDLKDVEIIQYKAELIEPRNDNIKEISKIKAIQAYKIVRKPCISMDSGFFIEELKGFPRSYVNYALETIGIEGILKLMEGKENRHCKFKECLVYYDGHNMKFFEAETNGLLSNEIRGLENEKNWSKLSYIFEVAEIGKTIAELDDNEREKYLSKKEQSCFKKFINWYFKNENTINLK, encoded by the coding sequence ATGAATAAAAAGCAAATTATTTTCGTAACATCTAATGCGGGAAAAGTTAAATCAGCTCAAAGAGATCTCAAAGACGTCGAAATTATACAATATAAAGCCGAATTAATAGAGCCTAGAAATGATAATATTAAAGAAATATCAAAAATAAAAGCAATTCAGGCTTATAAAATAGTGAGAAAGCCATGTATTTCTATGGATTCTGGATTTTTCATTGAAGAATTAAAAGGATTTCCTAGATCATATGTAAATTACGCATTAGAGACTATAGGTATTGAAGGTATTCTGAAATTAATGGAAGGAAAAGAAAATAGACATTGTAAGTTCAAAGAATGCTTAGTTTACTACGATGGGCATAATATGAAATTTTTTGAAGCAGAAACAAATGGTTTATTATCAAATGAAATAAGAGGATTAGAGAATGAAAAAAATTGGTCAAAACTAAGTTACATTTTTGAAGTTGCAGAAATTGGAAAAACAATAGCTGAATTAGATGATAATGAGAGAGAAAAATATTTGAGTAAAAAAGAGCAATCTTGTTTTAAAAAATTTATAAATTGGTATTTTAAAAATGAAAATACTATAAATCTTAAATAG